The sequence CAGGGGAAGATCCACAGATCTGCCAGGACAAGCCGATCGCCATCGCCGGGGTTCGATCCCCTCACAATCGCCTCCAACGCTCACAAAATCCCCCCTTCTAGTGCGCCGCCCTCGCGGGCCAAGGTGGTTAACTGGCGGCTGGCCTGTTTTATGGCGAGGGAATACCTTTCAAGAGGGACACTGCTCGGGAAACCATGGCCGCCTCAGGACTCGATCGGGACACCTCGGGAAAATGCTTCAGCACAACCGAGGAAGAATATCCGAGGAGATGAAGCTGCCAGTGAAAGGGAATCGCTCTACGTTACTCTCACCACCAATTTCCTCCGCTCAGATGACATCCACTTGCCCGGCATTTTCAATCCTTCACAGATGGCGGCTTGGATCGGATAGATTTGATACCAGTCTGCTCAAAA is a genomic window of Cryptomeria japonica chromosome 7, Sugi_1.0, whole genome shotgun sequence containing:
- the LOC131030091 gene encoding uncharacterized protein LOC131030091; the encoded protein is MDKYMHRPPPQPQQQQKEVSDCRRRKPFVEDDWRKSTPFKKMKLHKDTQHLINIDSSKSTFSQGKIHRSARTSRSPSPGFDPLTIASNAHKIPPSSAPPSRAKVVNWRLACFMAREYLSRGTLLGKPWPPQDSIGTPRENASAQPRKNIRGDEAASERESLYVTLTTNFLRSDDIHLPGIFNPSQMAAWIG